The Marinobacter subterrani genome has a segment encoding these proteins:
- a CDS encoding ABC transporter ATP-binding protein — MELLFDQVTKSFGDLNVIKQFDTTIKTGEIVALVGPSGCGKSTLLHMVAGLQSASTGTLTANGQGVSSPSPERTLVFQEHALYPWMTLLENVALALEFQNQPKQTARNEAGKWLGRVKLTGFEDYYPHQVSGGMRQRCALARAFIARPQVLLLDEPFGALDALTRMTLQSVLKDLIEEERPTVVLVTHDVDEALYLADRVLVFSNRPAVVLEEITLGHIPKTHDLSAFADIRRDVLNLLGIDTDTTSTPVEQGETA; from the coding sequence ATGGAACTCCTATTCGACCAGGTAACCAAGAGCTTCGGCGACCTGAATGTCATCAAGCAATTTGACACCACCATCAAGACCGGTGAGATCGTCGCTCTTGTTGGCCCGTCTGGCTGCGGCAAGTCCACGTTGCTGCACATGGTGGCCGGTTTGCAGAGTGCCTCTACCGGCACGCTCACCGCGAACGGCCAGGGCGTGTCCAGCCCCTCACCCGAGCGGACGCTGGTGTTCCAGGAGCACGCGCTTTATCCCTGGATGACCCTGCTGGAAAACGTGGCGCTGGCCCTTGAATTCCAGAACCAGCCGAAACAGACCGCCCGGAACGAGGCCGGCAAATGGCTGGGGCGGGTCAAGCTGACCGGTTTCGAGGATTACTACCCGCATCAGGTGTCCGGTGGCATGCGCCAGCGCTGCGCCCTGGCGCGGGCCTTCATTGCCCGGCCACAGGTGCTGCTGCTGGATGAACCGTTTGGCGCACTGGATGCCCTCACACGGATGACCCTGCAAAGCGTTCTGAAAGACCTGATCGAAGAAGAACGCCCGACCGTAGTTCTGGTCACCCACGATGTTGACGAAGCGCTTTACCTGGCCGACCGGGTGCTGGTGTTCAGCAACCGCCCGGCTGTCGTACTCGAAGAAATCACTCTGGGCCACATTCCCAAGACCCACGACTTGTCGGCCTTCGCCGATATCCGTCGCGACGTTCTGAACCTGCTCGGTATCGATACCGACACAACCTCAACTCCTGTTGAGCAAGGAGAAACTGCATGA
- a CDS encoding ABC transporter substrate-binding protein — MIRWLLTAVLALAIASPVSAAEEFRVGYVRVMDDAQAMLAYEAGLYKKYGLDAKLIEFSSGTDLIKGIVGGQLDIGVLGFSNAFTWVSRGADLKIVGGAQRGYHSLLVREDSGIESVADLKGKTLASQKQGSTADIVLKGVMLDNAGLDSGELNIMGVAPAVAVQSLVGGRVDAAFLFEPYDRIAQLVAPVKQIYQIGDVWPFPCMVVITSADTLKNRKDAVWAALDAQREAIEMLENQPAEAAPLITDYFIKDEFVESRDQGRIPAEEVITSAIKTNDFSAQLSGKDIGRMKELASIMQAQGILPADKEFNVDALLDLSWQKAREL; from the coding sequence ATGATTCGCTGGTTACTTACCGCTGTTCTGGCATTGGCGATTGCCAGTCCCGTTTCCGCCGCAGAAGAATTCCGGGTTGGCTATGTCCGGGTTATGGACGATGCCCAGGCCATGCTGGCCTATGAAGCGGGCCTGTACAAAAAGTACGGACTGGACGCCAAGCTGATCGAGTTCAGCTCAGGCACCGATCTTATCAAGGGCATCGTGGGTGGCCAGCTCGACATCGGTGTGCTTGGCTTCTCCAACGCCTTTACCTGGGTGTCCCGAGGGGCCGACCTGAAAATCGTCGGCGGCGCCCAGCGTGGTTACCACTCACTGCTGGTGCGTGAAGATTCCGGCATCGAATCCGTGGCCGACCTGAAAGGCAAGACCCTGGCTTCCCAGAAGCAGGGCAGCACAGCCGACATCGTGCTCAAGGGCGTGATGCTGGACAACGCCGGCCTGGATTCCGGAGAGCTGAACATCATGGGCGTGGCGCCTGCGGTTGCCGTTCAGTCCCTGGTTGGCGGCCGGGTGGATGCCGCCTTCCTGTTCGAACCCTATGACCGCATTGCCCAATTGGTGGCGCCGGTCAAGCAGATCTATCAGATCGGTGACGTCTGGCCGTTCCCGTGCATGGTGGTTATCACCTCCGCCGATACCCTGAAAAACCGCAAGGACGCCGTGTGGGCGGCCCTCGATGCCCAGCGTGAGGCGATCGAGATGCTTGAAAACCAGCCGGCGGAAGCCGCTCCGCTGATCACCGACTACTTCATCAAGGATGAGTTCGTGGAATCACGCGACCAGGGCAGGATTCCGGCCGAGGAAGTGATTACCTCCGCCATCAAGACCAACGACTTCAGCGCCCAGCTGTCCGGGAAGGACATCGGCCGGATGAAGGAACTGGCCAGCATCATGCAGGCCCAGGGCATTCTGCCGGCGGATAAGGAATTCAACGTTGATGCGCTGCTTGATCTGTCCTGGCAGAAGGCCCGCGAGCTCTAA